A part of Streptomyces sp. NBC_01497 genomic DNA contains:
- a CDS encoding galactose-binding domain-containing protein → MSFRPKRRQRRLAGGLLAVVAAAAVAFAGSPAASAQPTGTTHPAQSARNTSPAQKTASPATAQKTAASRAAAPKAAAAPAAVPAAPTGFTTTWSDDFNGPANTGLDTGNWRYDAGEGWTFGTGEIETMTNSTSNVYQDGNGHLVLKALHSGTDPNAGWTSGRVETQADGFGAQPGGVVRMQASIQQPNVTTANGAGYWPAFWMLGSPLRVGVPWPGSGEVDILEDVNGRSSVFGTLHCGVSPGGPCNESSGVGSGEHACAGCQTGYHTYAVEVDRSTSPEQIRWYLDGANYFTLRSDQVDATAWANAVDHSYYIIFDLAMGGGFPGAFGGGPNANTVSGGQMNIDYVAVYNKAPAGNAGLGANIAQGKPTTASSTESADFPASNATDGNITSRWSSGFSDPQWLQVDLGQSYNLSHATLTWEAASASAYQLQTSDDGTNWRTIYSNSNSPADLQDTALSGSGRYVRVYATSRASQWGDSLYELALYGSPSSGGGTGDPGGGTLLSQGKPATASSSENSSFVAANAVDGNTNTRWSSGFSDPQWLQVDLGATHTLSKVALNWEAAYATGYQIQTSTNGTSWTTVYSTTTSTGGVQTVPVTGSGRYVRVNCTGRATQYGDSLWEFQVYGS, encoded by the coding sequence ATGTCGTTCAGACCCAAGCGCCGGCAGAGACGTCTGGCCGGTGGGCTGTTAGCGGTCGTCGCGGCCGCGGCCGTCGCGTTCGCCGGCTCACCCGCCGCATCGGCACAGCCGACGGGCACCACCCACCCCGCTCAGTCCGCCCGCAATACGTCCCCGGCGCAGAAGACCGCATCCCCGGCCACCGCGCAGAAGACCGCCGCGTCCCGGGCAGCCGCCCCGAAGGCGGCCGCCGCCCCGGCCGCCGTGCCCGCGGCCCCCACCGGGTTCACCACCACCTGGAGCGACGACTTCAACGGGCCCGCCAACACCGGCCTGGACACCGGGAACTGGCGGTACGACGCCGGCGAGGGCTGGACCTTCGGCACCGGTGAGATCGAGACGATGACCAACAGCACGTCCAACGTCTACCAGGACGGCAACGGCCATCTGGTGCTCAAGGCCCTGCACTCCGGTACCGATCCCAACGCCGGCTGGACGTCCGGTCGCGTCGAGACGCAGGCCGACGGGTTCGGCGCACAGCCCGGCGGGGTCGTACGGATGCAGGCGTCGATCCAGCAGCCCAACGTGACCACGGCCAACGGCGCCGGCTACTGGCCCGCGTTCTGGATGCTCGGTTCACCGCTGCGGGTCGGCGTGCCCTGGCCGGGCTCCGGCGAGGTCGACATCCTGGAGGACGTCAACGGCCGCAGCTCCGTCTTCGGCACCCTGCACTGCGGGGTCAGCCCCGGCGGCCCCTGCAACGAGAGCAGTGGTGTGGGCAGCGGCGAACACGCCTGCGCCGGCTGCCAGACCGGCTACCACACCTACGCGGTGGAGGTCGACCGCTCGACCTCACCCGAGCAGATCCGCTGGTACCTGGACGGCGCCAACTACTTCACCCTGCGATCCGACCAGGTCGACGCCACCGCCTGGGCGAACGCCGTCGACCACTCGTACTACATCATCTTCGACCTGGCCATGGGCGGCGGTTTCCCCGGCGCCTTCGGCGGCGGGCCGAACGCGAACACCGTCTCCGGCGGCCAGATGAACATCGACTACGTCGCCGTCTACAACAAGGCCCCCGCCGGCAACGCGGGGCTCGGTGCCAACATCGCCCAGGGCAAGCCGACCACCGCGTCCTCCACGGAGAGTGCCGACTTCCCCGCCTCCAATGCCACCGATGGCAACATCACCTCCCGCTGGTCGAGCGGGTTCTCCGACCCGCAGTGGCTCCAGGTCGACCTCGGGCAGTCGTACAACCTCTCCCATGCGACCCTGACCTGGGAAGCCGCCTCCGCGTCGGCGTACCAGTTGCAGACGTCCGACGACGGGACCAACTGGAGAACGATCTACAGCAACAGCAACAGTCCTGCGGACCTCCAGGACACCGCCCTCTCCGGCTCCGGCAGATACGTACGCGTCTACGCCACCTCCAGAGCCTCCCAATGGGGCGATTCGCTCTACGAACTGGCGCTCTACGGCAGTCCGTCCAGCGGCGGCGGCACGGGTGACCCCGGCGGCGGCACCCTCCTGTCGCAGGGGAAGCCCGCCACCGCCTCCTCTTCCGAGAACTCGAGCTTCGTCGCCGCCAATGCCGTGGACGGCAACACCAACACCCGTTGGTCCAGCGGCTTCTCCGACCCGCAGTGGCTCCAGGTCGACCTCGGCGCGACGCACACGCTCAGCAAGGTCGCACTGAACTGGGAGGCCGCGTACGCCACCGGCTACCAGATCCAGACGTCCACCAACGGCACGTCGTGGACCACCGTCTACTCCACGACGACCAGCACCGGTGGTGTACAGACGGTCCCGGTCACCGGCTCCGGCCGCTATGTACGCGTGAACTGCACCGGCCGTGCCACCCAGTACGGCGACTCTCTCTGGGAGTTCCAGGTCTACGGTTCCTGA
- a CDS encoding PadR family transcriptional regulator: MTQAAFFVLTALADEPRHGYGILQEVDELSEGSVRLRVGTLYGVLDRLSGDGLIVLDREEVQQGRLRRYYRLTDEGAAALTEEAARMAAGARAATERMAAGGRPGAVRPAGGTA; the protein is encoded by the coding sequence ATGACGCAGGCGGCCTTCTTCGTGCTCACCGCACTGGCCGACGAGCCGCGCCATGGGTACGGCATCCTCCAGGAGGTCGACGAACTCTCGGAGGGAAGCGTGCGGTTGCGGGTCGGCACGCTGTACGGGGTGCTCGACCGGCTGTCGGGGGACGGGCTGATAGTGCTCGACCGCGAGGAGGTGCAGCAGGGCAGGCTCCGCCGCTACTACCGGCTCACGGACGAGGGGGCCGCCGCGCTCACCGAGGAGGCGGCGCGGATGGCCGCCGGCGCGCGGGCCGCGACGGAGCGGATGGCCGCGGGCGGCCGCCCCGGGGCGGTACGCCCGGCAGGAGGCACGGCATGA
- a CDS encoding MFS transporter, with product MLNTVWQQARGLTKDQRNAFIAAYLGWTMDAFDYFLVVLVYSEIADEFHVSLTDMAFLTTVTLIMRPVGAFVFGLWADKRGRRTPLMVDVLFYSVVGFACAFAPNYAVLLVLRLLYGIGMGGEWGLGAALALEKIPAEKRGFWSGMLQGGYSFGYLLAALAFLFIEPVFGWRGLFAFSLVPALVALFVRSRVGESETWKATAKANSTPARKIFRNPVVLKRFGYLVLLMTAFNLMSHGTQDVYPTFIKKGLGMTPTTAIWIAVVYNVGAMLGGPLLGAYSERFGRRRMIVIAGIAALPIVPFFAMSRTAGLLALSSFLMQVCVQGAWGVIPAHLNELSPDAIRGFYPGVTYQLGNCIAALNLPLQESIAGHYSYQTALMVTVAPTLVLMIVLTAFGKEARGRRFGSEDPPGVASSAPAAPPAAAGGAPAAST from the coding sequence ATGCTGAATACGGTGTGGCAGCAAGCGCGCGGTCTGACCAAGGACCAGCGCAACGCGTTCATCGCCGCCTATCTGGGCTGGACGATGGACGCCTTCGACTACTTCCTCGTCGTCCTCGTGTACAGCGAGATCGCCGACGAGTTCCACGTCTCGCTCACCGACATGGCGTTCCTGACCACCGTCACGCTGATCATGCGGCCGGTCGGCGCGTTCGTCTTCGGCCTGTGGGCCGACAAGCGCGGCAGACGTACCCCTCTCATGGTCGATGTGCTGTTCTACTCCGTCGTCGGTTTCGCCTGCGCCTTCGCGCCCAACTACGCGGTGCTGCTGGTGCTGCGCCTGCTCTACGGCATCGGCATGGGCGGCGAGTGGGGTCTCGGCGCGGCGCTCGCGCTGGAGAAGATCCCGGCGGAGAAGCGCGGCTTCTGGTCCGGCATGCTCCAGGGCGGCTACTCCTTCGGCTACCTGCTGGCGGCCCTCGCCTTCCTCTTCATCGAGCCGGTCTTCGGCTGGCGCGGCCTGTTCGCGTTCAGCCTGGTCCCGGCGCTGGTCGCGCTGTTCGTGCGGAGCAGGGTCGGCGAGAGCGAGACCTGGAAGGCGACCGCCAAGGCGAACAGCACGCCCGCCCGGAAGATCTTCCGCAACCCGGTCGTGCTGAAGCGGTTCGGCTATCTCGTCCTGCTGATGACCGCGTTCAACCTCATGTCGCACGGCACGCAGGACGTGTACCCGACCTTCATCAAGAAGGGCCTCGGGATGACGCCGACGACCGCCATCTGGATCGCCGTGGTCTACAACGTCGGCGCCATGCTCGGCGGCCCGCTGCTCGGCGCGTACTCCGAGCGGTTCGGACGGCGGCGGATGATCGTGATCGCGGGCATCGCGGCGCTGCCGATCGTCCCGTTCTTCGCCATGTCCCGCACGGCGGGCCTGCTGGCGCTGAGTTCGTTCCTCATGCAGGTGTGCGTGCAGGGCGCGTGGGGGGTCATCCCCGCACATCTCAACGAGCTCAGTCCGGACGCGATCCGCGGCTTCTACCCCGGCGTGACCTACCAGTTGGGCAACTGCATCGCGGCGCTCAACCTGCCGCTCCAGGAGTCGATCGCCGGCCACTACAGCTACCAGACCGCGCTGATGGTGACGGTCGCGCCGACGCTGGTGCTGATGATCGTGCTGACGGCGTTCGGCAAGGAGGCACGAGGGCGGCGCTTCGGGTCCGAGGATCCGCCGGGCGTGGCGTCGTCGGCGCCGGCCGCTCCCCCGGCGGCGGCGGGGGGCGCGCCCGCCGCGTCGACCTGA
- a CDS encoding L-lactate permease has translation MHYIQNLPLESVGWSALIAAIPLLTVLVLLGVFRWKAQWAGLAALGVSLVVALFAYGMPVGMTFDAAGYGAANSVLTVLWITFNAIWIYNLTVETGHFAVLRRAFTAISDDKRIQAIVIAFSFGALMEALAGGGSPIAICSVMLIAAGFPPLKAAVIALLADTAPVAFGGMGNPITILGTVTHLNPDDFGAMTGRQAPILAFFVPFLLVAIADGPRAIKQVWPAALTAGATFCGTQFALANYWDYKLCDIFAAIVSAGAVVALNRVWQPSDTGLPPRAPGTPPVMAGGAADHDAVAERRAGRPEGGDSRRDVVTAFAPYLIVVVLFSLAQVGPVKTWLARGTASFQWPGLDHITTSGGSPVATVFTVPWASTAGTLLFVSGILTTLVLRLAPLKALRVYGATIRQFGWAIFTVLCVFALSYVMNLSGQITTLGIWLAQTGAVFAFLSPLVGWFGVAVTGTDAGSDALFGGLQLTAAHQLHASPILFGAANTTGGVLAKMISPQNLAIGTAAVGAVGAEGTLFRRVFGWSIAMLVLLCLIVYLQSTSVLGWMVVGG, from the coding sequence ATGCACTACATCCAGAACCTCCCCCTGGAGTCCGTCGGCTGGTCCGCCCTGATCGCGGCCATCCCGCTCCTCACCGTCCTCGTCCTCCTCGGTGTCTTCCGCTGGAAGGCGCAGTGGGCCGGACTCGCCGCGCTCGGGGTCTCCCTCGTGGTCGCGCTCTTCGCGTACGGCATGCCGGTCGGCATGACCTTCGACGCGGCCGGATATGGCGCCGCCAACAGCGTCCTGACCGTCCTGTGGATCACCTTCAACGCGATCTGGATCTACAACCTGACCGTGGAGACCGGGCACTTCGCCGTGTTGCGCCGGGCCTTCACCGCCATCAGTGACGACAAACGCATCCAGGCCATCGTCATCGCGTTCTCCTTCGGCGCCCTCATGGAGGCGCTGGCCGGCGGCGGTTCGCCGATCGCCATCTGCTCGGTGATGCTCATAGCCGCCGGATTCCCGCCCCTCAAGGCCGCCGTCATCGCGCTCCTCGCGGATACCGCGCCCGTCGCGTTCGGCGGGATGGGCAACCCGATCACCATCCTCGGTACGGTCACCCATCTGAACCCGGACGACTTCGGCGCCATGACCGGCCGCCAGGCACCGATCCTCGCCTTCTTCGTCCCTTTCCTGCTCGTCGCCATCGCGGACGGGCCGCGCGCGATCAAACAGGTCTGGCCGGCCGCGCTGACCGCGGGTGCCACCTTCTGCGGTACGCAGTTCGCGTTGGCGAACTACTGGGACTACAAGCTCTGCGACATCTTCGCCGCCATCGTCTCCGCGGGCGCGGTCGTGGCCCTGAACCGCGTGTGGCAGCCGTCGGACACCGGCCTCCCCCCTCGCGCTCCGGGCACGCCCCCGGTGATGGCGGGCGGCGCGGCGGACCACGACGCGGTCGCCGAACGGCGCGCGGGGCGGCCCGAGGGCGGCGACTCGCGGCGGGACGTGGTCACCGCGTTCGCCCCGTACCTGATCGTCGTGGTGCTGTTCTCGCTCGCGCAGGTCGGCCCGGTCAAGACCTGGCTCGCCAGGGGCACCGCCAGTTTCCAGTGGCCGGGTCTCGACCACATCACCACCAGCGGCGGGTCCCCTGTCGCGACGGTCTTCACCGTGCCGTGGGCCTCGACGGCCGGCACCCTGCTGTTCGTCTCCGGCATCCTCACCACACTGGTGCTGCGACTGGCCCCGCTCAAGGCCCTGCGGGTGTACGGCGCCACGATCCGCCAGTTCGGCTGGGCGATCTTCACGGTGCTGTGTGTCTTCGCCCTGTCGTACGTGATGAACCTGTCCGGCCAGATCACCACCCTCGGTATCTGGCTCGCGCAGACGGGAGCGGTCTTCGCGTTCCTGTCCCCGCTGGTCGGGTGGTTCGGGGTCGCCGTGACGGGGACCGACGCCGGCTCCGACGCGCTGTTCGGCGGGCTGCAGCTCACCGCCGCGCATCAACTCCACGCGTCACCCATCCTGTTCGGCGCGGCCAACACCACGGGCGGGGTCCTCGCCAAGATGATCTCGCCGCAGAACCTGGCGATCGGTACGGCGGCGGTCGGCGCGGTGGGCGCCGAGGGCACGCTGTTCCGCCGGGTGTTCGGGTGGAGCATCGCGATGCTCGTACTGCTCTGCCTGATCGTCTACCTGCAGTCGACCAGTGTCCTCGGCTGGATGGTGGTGGGCGGCTGA
- a CDS encoding flavoprotein: METRPAPVGGPEAKPFLYVVVCAAGVAGSVGRLISAAQEGGWDVGAVATPQGLGFIDQAAIEAQTGYPIRSAWRRPGEPRPLPPPDAIAVAPATFNTINKWAAGMSDTLAVGILCEAYGMGIPIAALPCLNRAQAAHPAYRESLDRLRSMGVLLGSYAPDAPTPEGGGEAFRWEEALELLAPVVGPGRDVSRGT; encoded by the coding sequence ATGGAGACGCGACCCGCTCCGGTCGGTGGCCCGGAGGCCAAGCCGTTCCTCTACGTCGTCGTCTGTGCGGCCGGGGTCGCCGGCTCGGTGGGCCGGCTCATCTCGGCCGCGCAGGAGGGCGGTTGGGACGTCGGTGCGGTGGCGACGCCGCAGGGGCTGGGGTTCATCGACCAGGCGGCGATCGAGGCGCAGACGGGATACCCGATCAGGTCCGCGTGGCGCAGACCGGGAGAGCCGCGACCGCTGCCGCCACCCGACGCGATCGCGGTGGCGCCCGCCACGTTCAACACCATCAACAAGTGGGCGGCGGGCATGTCCGACACGCTCGCCGTCGGCATTCTCTGCGAGGCGTACGGGATGGGCATTCCGATCGCCGCGCTGCCCTGTCTCAACCGTGCGCAGGCCGCTCATCCCGCCTATCGCGAGAGTCTGGACCGACTGCGGTCCATGGGGGTGCTCCTCGGGTCGTACGCGCCCGACGCCCCGACGCCCGAGGGCGGCGGGGAGGCCTTCCGGTGGGAGGAGGCCCTGGAACTGCTGGCGCCGGTGGTGGGACCCGGCCGGGATGTTTCACGTGGAACATAA
- a CDS encoding NADPH-dependent F420 reductase: protein MATLGLIGSGYIGGTLARLAVDGGLDVVLSNSRGPETLADLVAELGPRARAATAAEAAAAGDWVVVTIPFKAYTALPREPLAGKTVIDTNNYYPQRDGQFEALDNGSTTSSELLQQYLGESAHVVKAFNNIFFKHLAVLARPAGAADRTALPIAGDDAEAKRHATELLSLLGYDTVDAGVLAEGRLFEPGTPAYGAPYAHNPEASFADQEAGPAPAAEVRAFLAKAQG, encoded by the coding sequence ATGGCTACTTTGGGACTCATCGGCAGTGGATACATCGGCGGAACACTCGCGCGTCTCGCCGTGGACGGCGGGCTCGACGTCGTGCTCAGCAACTCGCGGGGCCCGGAGACCCTCGCGGACCTCGTGGCGGAGCTCGGCCCCCGCGCCAGGGCGGCGACCGCGGCCGAGGCCGCCGCTGCGGGCGACTGGGTCGTCGTGACCATCCCGTTCAAGGCGTACACGGCGCTCCCGCGTGAGCCGCTCGCGGGCAAGACCGTGATCGACACGAACAACTACTACCCGCAGCGTGACGGGCAGTTCGAGGCCCTGGACAACGGCTCCACGACCAGCAGCGAACTGCTTCAGCAGTACCTCGGCGAGTCGGCGCACGTCGTGAAGGCGTTCAACAACATCTTCTTCAAGCACCTCGCCGTGCTGGCCAGGCCCGCGGGCGCAGCGGACAGGACCGCTCTCCCGATCGCCGGTGACGACGCGGAAGCCAAGCGCCACGCGACGGAGCTGCTGAGCCTCCTCGGCTACGACACGGTGGACGCGGGCGTGCTGGCCGAGGGCCGGCTGTTCGAGCCGGGCACCCCGGCGTACGGAGCGCCGTACGCCCACAACCCGGAGGCATCCTTCGCCGACCAGGAGGCGGGCCCCGCGCCGGCCGCCGAGGTTCGCGCGTTCCTGGCGAAGGCGCAGGGCTGA
- a CDS encoding HoxN/HupN/NixA family nickel/cobalt transporter: MSRKEWSRLGGMAAFIVALHVIGWFTLIAIVAPEHYSVGTKSFGIGIGVTAYTLGMRHAFDADHIAAIDNTTRKLMGEGKRPLSVGFWFSLGHSSIVFGLTFLLALGLKAIAGPVQDDNSSLHNTTSIIGTSVSGAFLYLIATINIVLLVGIWKVFREMRSGIFDEDALEEQLNKRGLMNRLLGRLMKSISKPWQMYPLGLLFGLGFDTATEIALLVLAGSGAASGLPWYAILCLPVLFAAGMSLLDTIDGSFMNFAYGWAFSKPVRKVYYNLTITGLSVAVAVLIGTVELLGLLADKLRLHGAFWDWVGGLDLNIVGFVIVGLFFVTWLVAMAVWKFGRIEEKWTAGLRPAQESPGEDAQD; encoded by the coding sequence ATGAGCCGCAAGGAGTGGTCCCGCCTCGGCGGAATGGCGGCGTTCATCGTGGCGCTCCACGTCATCGGCTGGTTCACGCTCATCGCGATCGTCGCGCCGGAGCACTACAGCGTCGGTACCAAGTCGTTCGGTATCGGCATCGGCGTCACCGCGTACACCCTCGGCATGCGGCACGCCTTCGATGCCGACCACATCGCGGCCATCGACAACACCACGCGGAAGCTGATGGGCGAGGGCAAGCGACCGCTGTCCGTCGGTTTCTGGTTCTCGCTCGGGCACTCCAGCATCGTCTTCGGGCTCACCTTCCTGCTGGCGCTGGGCCTGAAGGCGATCGCCGGGCCGGTGCAGGACGACAACTCAAGCCTCCACAACACGACCAGCATCATCGGCACCAGCGTCTCCGGCGCCTTCCTCTACCTGATCGCGACGATCAACATCGTCCTGCTCGTGGGCATCTGGAAGGTGTTTCGCGAGATGCGCTCCGGGATCTTCGACGAGGACGCGCTGGAGGAGCAGCTCAACAAGCGCGGGCTGATGAACCGTCTGCTGGGCCGCCTGATGAAGTCCATCTCCAAGCCCTGGCAGATGTATCCGCTCGGCCTGCTGTTCGGGCTCGGCTTCGACACCGCCACCGAGATCGCCCTGCTGGTGCTCGCCGGCTCGGGCGCCGCCTCCGGGCTGCCCTGGTACGCGATCCTGTGCCTGCCCGTCCTGTTCGCGGCGGGTATGTCCCTGCTCGACACGATCGACGGCTCGTTCATGAACTTCGCGTACGGCTGGGCCTTCTCGAAGCCCGTCCGCAAGGTCTACTACAACCTCACCATCACCGGCCTGTCCGTGGCGGTCGCGGTGCTCATCGGCACGGTCGAACTGCTGGGGCTGCTCGCCGACAAGCTGCGGCTGCACGGCGCGTTCTGGGACTGGGTCGGCGGGCTCGACCTGAACATCGTCGGGTTCGTCATCGTGGGACTGTTCTTCGTGACCTGGCTGGTCGCCATGGCGGTCTGGAAGTTCGGCCGCATCGAGGAGAAGTGGACCGCGGGCCTGCGCCCGGCACAGGAGTCGCCGGGCGAGGACGCCCAGGACTGA
- a CDS encoding terpene synthase family protein — translation MTQPFELPDFYMPYPARLNPHLEEAREHTRHWAREMGMLEGSGIWEAKDLEAHDYGLLCSYTHPDCDGPELSLVTDWYVWVFFFDDHFLEAFKRDRDREGGKAYLERLPAFMPMDLADGFPEPVNPVEAGLADLWARTVPSMSLDWRRRFRESTENLLNESLWELSNIDAERVSNPVEYIEMRRKVGGAPWSAGIVEYAVGAEVPAELAETRALHVLRDTFSDGVHLRNDLFSYQREVEEEGELSNGVLVLETFLGCTTQEAADAVNDLLTSRLHQFDNTALTELGPLFAEKGTPPKGVADTLAYIKGLQDWQSGGHEWHMRSSRYMNGGGPKDAVPPLPGGGLAGLYGSRFAMTPAGLGTAASEFLKTLTAGGDARLRGHCHVPFQEVGPSIVPDLGMPFEASLSPHLDASREHVVEWAHRMGILDAQPGVPNSGVWDEGRLRRIDLPLCSAGIHPDATAEGLDLTSDWLTWGTYGDDYYPVVHGTTRDLAGAKACNERLRLFMPLDMAPVPPPANALERGLADLWTRTAGPLPDSGRRTFRKSVDDMIDSWVWELANQAQNRIPDPVDYIEMRRRTFGSDMTMSLCRIGLGDTIPREVLDSGTVQALQNAAQDYACLLNDVFSYQKEIQFEGEVHNGILVVQNFFDCDYPTGLRIVVDLMHGRMRQFQHLVAHELPVLCDDFDLDAAERAALDGYVKELANWLSGILVWHEGCHRYTEADLLQDRREPRWLPPTLTGPGTAAARICLPSPRTGAAAGSDLGRAEGAGGGAAGADAGAGSRMAAGAVGPPCGPFGLPSAASGTGVVGVA, via the coding sequence GTGACACAGCCTTTTGAACTGCCGGATTTCTACATGCCGTATCCGGCCCGGCTCAATCCGCACCTGGAGGAGGCGAGAGAGCACACCCGCCACTGGGCCCGGGAGATGGGGATGCTGGAGGGCTCCGGCATCTGGGAGGCAAAGGACCTGGAAGCCCATGACTACGGGCTGCTCTGCTCCTACACGCACCCCGACTGCGACGGCCCGGAGCTGTCCCTGGTGACCGACTGGTACGTGTGGGTCTTCTTCTTCGACGACCACTTCCTGGAGGCGTTCAAGCGCGACCGTGACCGCGAGGGCGGCAAGGCGTACCTGGAACGGCTGCCCGCGTTCATGCCGATGGACCTGGCCGACGGGTTCCCCGAGCCGGTCAACCCGGTGGAGGCGGGCCTCGCCGATCTCTGGGCCCGCACGGTCCCCAGCATGTCCCTGGACTGGCGGCGCCGGTTCCGCGAGAGCACCGAGAACCTGCTCAACGAGTCCCTCTGGGAGCTGTCCAACATCGACGCCGAGCGGGTCTCGAACCCGGTCGAGTACATCGAGATGCGCCGCAAGGTCGGCGGCGCGCCCTGGTCCGCCGGGATCGTGGAGTACGCGGTGGGCGCCGAGGTGCCGGCCGAACTGGCCGAGACCCGTGCGCTGCACGTGCTGCGTGACACGTTCTCGGACGGTGTCCACCTGCGCAACGACCTCTTCTCCTACCAGCGCGAGGTCGAGGAGGAGGGTGAACTCAGCAATGGCGTGCTGGTCCTGGAGACGTTCCTCGGCTGTACGACGCAGGAGGCGGCCGACGCGGTCAACGACCTGCTGACGTCGCGGCTCCATCAGTTCGACAACACGGCGCTCACCGAACTGGGCCCGCTCTTCGCGGAGAAGGGCACCCCGCCCAAGGGCGTCGCCGACACTCTCGCGTACATCAAGGGCCTCCAGGACTGGCAGTCCGGCGGCCACGAGTGGCACATGCGCTCCAGCCGCTACATGAACGGCGGAGGCCCGAAGGACGCTGTCCCGCCGTTGCCCGGTGGCGGCCTCGCGGGCCTGTACGGCTCGCGCTTCGCGATGACCCCCGCCGGCCTCGGCACGGCGGCCTCCGAGTTCCTGAAGACGCTCACGGCGGGCGGCGACGCGCGGTTGCGCGGCCACTGCCATGTGCCGTTCCAGGAGGTGGGTCCCTCGATCGTGCCCGACCTCGGGATGCCGTTCGAGGCGAGTCTCAGTCCCCACCTCGACGCCTCGCGCGAGCACGTCGTCGAGTGGGCGCACCGGATGGGCATCCTGGACGCACAGCCCGGCGTGCCCAACTCGGGTGTCTGGGACGAAGGGCGGCTGCGCCGCATCGACCTGCCGCTGTGCTCGGCCGGCATCCACCCGGACGCGACGGCGGAGGGCCTCGACCTGACGTCGGACTGGCTGACCTGGGGCACGTACGGCGACGACTACTACCCCGTCGTGCACGGAACGACGCGCGACCTTGCCGGCGCGAAGGCGTGCAACGAGCGGCTGCGGCTGTTCATGCCGCTGGACATGGCGCCTGTCCCGCCCCCGGCGAACGCGCTGGAGCGGGGCCTCGCCGACCTGTGGACCCGTACGGCCGGTCCCCTGCCCGACAGCGGGCGCCGGACCTTCCGCAAGTCCGTGGACGACATGATCGACAGCTGGGTCTGGGAGCTGGCCAACCAGGCGCAGAACCGTATCCCCGACCCGGTCGACTACATCGAGATGCGGCGCAGGACATTCGGCTCCGACATGACGATGAGCCTGTGCAGGATCGGCCTCGGCGACACGATCCCCCGTGAGGTGCTGGACAGCGGCACTGTGCAGGCCCTGCAGAACGCGGCGCAGGACTACGCGTGCCTGCTCAACGACGTGTTCTCGTACCAGAAGGAGATCCAGTTCGAGGGCGAGGTGCACAACGGAATCCTCGTCGTGCAGAACTTCTTCGACTGCGACTACCCGACCGGGCTGCGCATCGTGGTGGACCTGATGCACGGCAGGATGCGCCAGTTCCAGCACCTCGTGGCGCACGAGCTGCCGGTGCTGTGCGACGACTTCGACCTGGACGCCGCGGAGCGTGCGGCCCTCGACGGTTACGTGAAGGAACTGGCGAACTGGCTCTCCGGGATCCTCGTCTGGCACGAGGGCTGCCACCGCTACACGGAGGCGGACCTCCTGCAGGACCGGCGGGAACCGCGCTGGCTGCCGCCCACCCTCACGGGACCCGGGACGGCGGCGGCGCGGATCTGCCTGCCGTCGCCGCGCACGGGCGCAGCCGCCGGTTCGGACCTCGGTCGCGCCGAGGGCGCCGGCGGCGGGGCGGCCGGTGCGGACGCCGGGGCGGGTTCCCGGATGGCCGCGGGCGCCGTGGGCCCCCCGTGCGGACCCTTCGGGCTGCCCTCGGCGGCCTCCGGAACAGGCGTCGTCGGCGTGGCATAA
- a CDS encoding HhH-GPD-type base excision DNA repair protein, with the protein MSDTSHTLRIAQNPGADELLGRSPLAALVGMLLDQQIPMEWAFTGPYTLAERMGADDLDARRIAAYDPEAFVALFMEKPAMHRYPASMAGRVQQLCQYLVEMYDGDVVAVWEGASSGQDALRRLNDLPGFGKQKAQIFLALLGKRLGVRPEGWREAAGHYGDEGAYRSAADITGPESLSKVRDFKQEAKRAAKAAPPKKEAP; encoded by the coding sequence ATGAGCGACACCAGCCACACCCTCCGCATCGCGCAGAATCCCGGGGCCGACGAGCTGCTCGGACGCAGTCCGCTCGCCGCGCTGGTCGGCATGCTGCTCGACCAGCAGATCCCCATGGAATGGGCCTTCACGGGCCCCTACACGCTGGCCGAGCGCATGGGCGCGGACGATCTGGACGCACGGCGGATCGCCGCGTACGACCCGGAGGCATTCGTCGCGCTGTTCATGGAGAAACCCGCCATGCACCGGTATCCCGCCTCCATGGCGGGGCGGGTGCAGCAGCTGTGCCAGTACCTGGTCGAGATGTACGACGGGGACGTGGTCGCCGTGTGGGAGGGGGCGTCCTCCGGCCAGGACGCGCTCCGCCGGCTGAACGACCTGCCCGGGTTCGGAAAGCAGAAGGCCCAGATCTTCCTCGCTCTCCTCGGGAAGCGGCTCGGAGTACGGCCGGAGGGGTGGCGGGAGGCCGCCGGCCACTACGGGGACGAGGGGGCGTACCGGTCGGCCGCCGACATCACGGGACCCGAGTCGCTCTCGAAGGTGCGCGACTTCAAGCAGGAGGCGAAGCGGGCCGCGAAGGCCGCCCCGCCGAAGAAGGAAGCGCCATGA